The following is a genomic window from Liolophura sinensis isolate JHLJ2023 chromosome 10, CUHK_Ljap_v2, whole genome shotgun sequence.
gttgaaaaaaatctaaacaaatatgtaataccggtttaagatactttgaatggtaatCTTTCAGTGGGCATAAACactagtcaggtgctgtctttcgaTTTACcacacattagactgctacatttcggcattcaaaatgcatgtacatagaaatctatgaatgcattcgctgatttgaccttgaaacaaatCCTTTCAGACAAAAAGTCTGGATGTGATGTAACTGATACCTTCTGGGCCACAACAGACTACCGTAGATCTTTAATACAATTCTACTTGTTTAGAAAAtttctaaaacaataaatccaactattttcctttacagattttacttgtttttcacctcatatatacttcattttagagtggtctttgtcCTTAACACAAAAGTTATGGACTTCGGTTTTGTACATGGTTTATTTTCTTGGGTTGCTGATACTTGATATGACACCATACACTGGTACTAGACATGGCACCGCACCCACTcacaatgtactgacaccagacatgacatcacacccactcacaatatactgacactagatatgacaccacacccaCTCACAATGTACTGACACTAGATATGACACAACACCCActcacagcatactgacaccaggcatgacaccacacccactcacaatgtactgacaccagacatgacatcccacccacacacaatgtactgacatcagacaggaCACCACACCCACCCACAATGTACTGACAATAGACATGACACCTAACCAGCTCACaaaatactgacaccagacatgacaccacacacactcacaatgttctgacatcagacatgacacaatGTTCTGAAGCTGAGTAAACCTATAACACTATGGgtctgacatcagacatgacaccacacccactCACAATGTTCTGACATCAGACATCACACAATGTTCTGAAGCTGAGTAAACCTATAACACTAtggtactgacaccagacatgacaccacacccattCACAATGTTCTGAAGCTGAGTAAACCTATAACACTATGGTATTTTGAAGCAGTGAAAATACTACATATAACCCACCCCAGCAGGCAAAGGTCCAGTGGCTAGTTAGTCCCAAGAATCCATGGTATTTCAGACAGCCTGAGAAATATTTTAAGCAATTTCTAGTGACTAAAGTTATAATAGGAAAGACTGGATACATTAAACTGCTAATGATTTTAATGACGTACTTCATCAATCAAACCGCTTCAAGTTATTCTTGAGAAACATGCTTCATACTTACACTGCCATGAGCCATACCACCAACAACAAATACGATTGGTTCGTCAGATGGGACTAATTCACGTGGATTGACAATACTGTCGGCACTGAAGGAGGTGCAGATTTTAGTACAACCCACTGGTAAGTGATCTGTGATTGGGTTTTTGATCACCTGTACAAGATAATTGATGTTTGACTTGAAATACTTTAATACCAGGTATGATATCAACacagatgcatgtatatgtctagAAATAAGTATGAAGAAAGGTTTTCTTAACATCTTAAATGACTCATTcatatacaattacatgtaccttttacatttaaaagaaTAAGCTAATTCACTGAATAGGCTGTAAATTAAGGCAAAACCTTCACAGAATGTTTTACAGTAGCAGAGATCAAATAATTAGCAAAAGTCCCAACCTTTAAAAGCTTTTGAGGGCCATCAGATGCGTGCACACTGAGTTTGTGCAATAACTGCACTGAAAGAATAAAAAGAGGAGAGCAGGAGAAATtattaaaaccaaagcagtcCTCTGTCCAAAATCAAAGATTTGATCAGTAGTGTTTCAACATCACATAATACAGCTAAATCACCCCAAAAAtcttatttcacaaattttaacaCTTCTTGTACCCAGTTAAAAGATTCTTCAACAAGTGTATtgcaatttttgtattttttgtttcatacatTTTGGATCAGAGAAAGTATCTTACCCATTAAGCCACAAAATCTGTCAAACGTTCTTGGAATTCTTGTTTGAGGGTTGATTTCaataagaacatttttttcagtgtgaaTATAAACCTGTAGAAGGCCTGCTCTATTCAAGGGGCTGTCCATCAACATCAGCAAACACTACAAAAATAAGAGGTGTGATCAGATGCTGACTTATAAATACAGCGAGTTGAAAACTATAATTTCAAGGTAGTAAATATTTACTACAGCAGACGGAGGTAAATTTCTTTGAATTAGATCTCACCCATAAAGAATGGTTCATCTGTACCTTCTTCGATAATTAAACCATATGCTGATAGCCACGTTTGTCTTCAATAGTTAAACACTAGAGACAAGCACACTGACAGGAAAGTTAAATGCACAAGTGGTAGTCAAAGGGAAGTCACTTCACCTGGTGTGTGATGTCTGGACGGCactgagttatgtcccttttgAATTTCTTGGCAATATTTCTGTGTTTATCACAGTTGAGGAGCTCATACTGTTTTCCaacctgaaacagaaaaaaaatgatcagtCCATTTATCACCATCGTTTCCATGACGTAGATCAGTCCATTTATAACCATCGGACACATGGCgtagcatgtacatgtctgcAGCCTGAACGCCAGCTGATACTGAAcaatgatttaaaagaaaaaaacacaagaaaggAAAGCTGCAAGTGCAAAGTTTGTGTTGATGTTTTTGTCACATGGCAGAGGATAGGACGTCAGTTCACTGAAGATTCtacttttcacaatgaacatgtgGAGAGGGGGTCAACGACAAACAATAGTCATCAGTCTAAACTTCACGATTTCCTCAAGAAAGACCTCACGGGAAAAAAGCATTAGGCCATACCAAACAGTTCCCACATTCAGAACGAAACACTACTTACTTTTACCGTTTCCAGAGACGCATGTTCCAACACGACTATGAGGCGTTTTGTATCTTTAAGTGAAGCCACTGATTTTATCACCTTCTGTTTTTTCTGAATCACCTGACCTTCAGAACCAACTTGCGATTCATTTTTCCTCTTGGGTGCCATGCTTAAAtcgttgttgttgaaatccacGTGTAGCGCTGCTTCCTGTTGTGGCGCAATTATTGTTGTGTCTTCATTATTTAAATACGGCAGCGGATCATGTTTATCATGTGAGTAAAAATGCAAGGGGTTACGAACGTTTGTATGaaatcattttaaacattttaataacatttatgacAAAAGGGCCTGAATCCACTAAGCATAAATATAACGCTTAAATGTTCTTTTCAGATAGCACAGAGGGCGCTGCTGAATTGACTTCCGTTGTCAGCGACGCCAAAATGGCGGGAAATGGGACGAACATGATAGGACTTCGAATTGAGGACCGTTTGTGTAATGACAGTCATTGTAGTTGTCTCACAGtttaatgtttcatttcagtttttgtgaactattttttttttcgttttactGCACttgttgaatgtttttttcGGGTGAGAATAACAGATCGCGCGAGTCAGTTGAGCCTacattcctccaccttttcacgcatgaaagagcaactttcagtgcaatttatgctcattttcagtttgattttagagacagaactacattggttggattggcgacattcagggcttcacaaaaagtatattttgtaCCAATCTGCACGGAATAATGAAGACAGACTTGGCTGTATGGGTTAGTTACTGAATGTATATCTGAAATTGATCGACAcgaagtgttgggagagttacgtggaataactgcttctaataTGTGGGATCTACAGTAAGCTACATTTACCAcatcttcacacgcgcattaCGTCTTCCCTATTCTAAATCGATGTCAActgagtggtccccataatcagCTAACCTGTTCTGGGTCTCGCCGAACCCAAAATGATCCATGACAACGGCACGAATTCACAAGATAAATCATTTTCAGACACAACACATACTGTGGCTGAAAGCCATCTGTCTCCATTTTGATCACTAGTGAGAATGAACGAGACTGAAACAGCATCTGACTAGAAGGGGAGCGAACCAGCCAAATCGACAACTAGACTTGCCTATAGTGTTACAATGTTATTGTCATATGTATTATTTCCCTTGAGcgatcttttttattttctgagcTCACATTGATCACGTAACTTGTATGT
Proteins encoded in this region:
- the LOC135476688 gene encoding ribosomal RNA small subunit methyltransferase NEP1-like, with translation MAPKRKNESQVGSEGQVIQKKQKVIKSVASLKDTKRLIVVLEHASLETVKVGKQYELLNCDKHRNIAKKFKRDITQCRPDITHQCLLMLMDSPLNRAGLLQVYIHTEKNVLIEINPQTRIPRTFDRFCGLMVQLLHKLSVHASDGPQKLLKVIKNPITDHLPVGCTKICTSFSADSIVNPRELVPSDEPIVFVVGGMAHGSVKVDYTEKTVSISNYPLSAALTCTKLCGAFEEVWGIV